Sequence from the Desulfovibrio intestinalis genome:
CCGGCGCCAAGTTCCCAGGGCTGCAGGTAAAAGAGCGGATCGGCAAAGAGGTCGCCCACGCGCCCGACAGTGTCACGTGCTGAACTGGGGCCGATGATGGGCCATACCAGATAAAACCCCTGGCCTATGCCCCATCGTCCAAGGGTCTGGCCAAAGTCTTCACCCGTGGGATCAACAGCCACAATGGCTTTTTTACCCTTGGCCACATCGGCGAGGCCAAGGCTGGAGGTGGTGTTTATGACAAAACGGCCAAATTCCACACCAGCTTCCATAAAGCGGAACTGAAGGATGTTATTCACAAAACGCACGGGAAAGAGCAGGTTTGAAAAGAAGTTCTTCAAACCCCCGCGGATTTGGTGCGGTGTGATGAATACCCATGCATCATAGGCTGGTCTGGCGATGTAGAGATAAAAAATATCATTGAAGTGGAACCAAAAGCGGTTCCAGGGTTCTAAGGGGTCGGCGATACTGCCGAGGTCCGCGATATCGTAATCATCCAGCTCGTCCGATTCGCGCAGAGAACCGTAAGGCGTTACGGTAACTGCTCCGGGGGGCAGCATGGGCGCGCCCCCATAAACCGTAGAAGGCGCCGGAGACTGTTTGACGCCCTGCGCCGCAAAAGATTTGCCGCTATCCAGACAAATGACGCCAGCCAACAGGAGCAGGCTCAGGGCAAAAGCCCGGGCCTGACAAGGTAAATATTTATTTGCCATGTTCCTGCCGCACTTCCATTGCCTTGGACTTGATTCGGGCAATGAGGTTTTCCGGCGAATCCGTATTCAGAATGTCCTGAAATTGGGTGCGGTAGTTTTTGACCAGGCTGATATTTTCAATAAGCACATCGTAAACCAGCCATTTGCCGTTTTTGGGCAACATGCGGTAAGCTACGGGTACTTTTTTGCCATCCTTCATCGTGATGACGCTGCGAACTTCAACGCGGTCGCCTTTGGCCGAAGCCACTTCGCCAGTATAGATCACCTGCTCGCCGTTATAGCCGTCAATTTTGTTGACGTAGGTATTGATAAGCAGGTCGGCGAAGGCATCGCTGAATGCCTTTTTCTGCGCTGGGGTGAAGGTGCGCCAGCGCGGTCCCACGGTGCGTGAAGAAAATTCGCCGAAGTCGAAGATGTGCAGCACTTCGTCTTCGATCTGCTGACGAATGGGCCCGCGCGTGGCAGGGTTCACGTAGTCGGGATTTTTTATGAAACTCAAAATGCGGTCAGTGGCCGTTTCCAGAGCCTGCTTGGCTGGAGAATTGGCCTGCGCTGCGGCAGG
This genomic interval carries:
- a CDS encoding MlaA family lipoprotein, with protein sequence MANKYLPCQARAFALSLLLLAGVICLDSGKSFAAQGVKQSPAPSTVYGGAPMLPPGAVTVTPYGSLRESDELDDYDIADLGSIADPLEPWNRFWFHFNDIFYLYIARPAYDAWVFITPHQIRGGLKNFFSNLLFPVRFVNNILQFRFMEAGVEFGRFVINTTSSLGLADVAKGKKAIVAVDPTGEDFGQTLGRWGIGQGFYLVWPIIGPSSARDTVGRVGDLFADPLFYLQPWELGAGVSGGLRFNALGDVLPLYEDLNSVALDPYIAMREAYVNFRKSQVMH
- a CDS encoding MlaC/ttg2D family ABC transporter substrate-binding protein, translating into MFTHAFSRRITLTLCGLLLAFILLPAAAQANSPAKQALETATDRILSFIKNPDYVNPATRGPIRQQIEDEVLHIFDFGEFSSRTVGPRWRTFTPAQKKAFSDAFADLLINTYVNKIDGYNGEQVIYTGEVASAKGDRVEVRSVITMKDGKKVPVAYRMLPKNGKWLVYDVLIENISLVKNYRTQFQDILNTDSPENLIARIKSKAMEVRQEHGK